One window of Neptuniibacter halophilus genomic DNA carries:
- a CDS encoding FliH/SctL family protein: protein MSDKKVYKRIRAEEAAGLLGWELPQMGGAGGSIGLQRKDPVEVTVVEEVIAAEKITVAELEEIREAARIEGLAAGLEEGRREGHAEGHAAGMAEGLEQGLQQGLQQGEAEIRRMQGLLSNLLTEFEAPVSALTLQMEKELLQLVVMLSEAVVGRELETRKELLLESIRQSLQHMPEPLGEVRVRVNPADRACLDNIPLQSGVTLLVDEDPQLTPGSYQLETSNTLVEHKVEERFAQVVEQFLSHVDSAGPEADE from the coding sequence ATGTCCGACAAAAAAGTCTATAAGCGTATTCGTGCTGAAGAAGCGGCTGGCCTGCTGGGCTGGGAACTGCCGCAGATGGGCGGGGCCGGTGGCAGCATAGGGCTGCAGCGTAAAGACCCGGTGGAAGTGACCGTCGTCGAAGAGGTGATTGCTGCTGAAAAGATTACCGTAGCTGAGCTTGAAGAGATTCGTGAAGCCGCCCGGATTGAGGGGCTGGCGGCAGGTCTTGAAGAGGGACGGCGTGAAGGTCACGCTGAAGGTCACGCGGCGGGCATGGCTGAAGGCCTTGAACAGGGGCTGCAGCAGGGGTTGCAGCAGGGAGAGGCTGAAATCCGGCGGATGCAGGGGCTCCTGAGTAATCTGTTAACTGAATTTGAAGCGCCGGTCAGTGCGTTAACCCTGCAGATGGAAAAAGAGCTGCTGCAACTTGTGGTCATGCTCTCTGAAGCGGTTGTGGGCCGTGAGCTGGAGACCCGAAAAGAGTTATTGCTCGAATCCATTCGTCAGTCCCTGCAGCACATGCCGGAGCCGCTGGGCGAAGTCCGGGTGCGAGTCAATCCGGCCGATCGGGCCTGTCTGGATAATATCCCTCTTCAGTCCGGGGTTACGCTGTTAGTCGATGAAGATCCTCAGTTAACACCGGGTAGCTACCAGCTCGAAACCAGTAATACGCTGGTGGAGCATAAGGTTGAAGAGCGTTTTGCTCAGGTTGTCGAGCAGTTCCTCAGTCATGTAGACAGCGCCGGGCCAGAGGCTGATGAGTAG
- the fliG gene encoding flagellar motor switch protein FliG: MSDEAGQGDLSEIDKAAILLISLGEADAAEILKHMGPKEVQMIGEAMAQLNNVPQSRVESVVGDFMGLVSDQTGIGINNDIYIRAMLNQALGEEKAKTLLDRILMSTNTSGLDTLRWMEPRQIAEIIRYEHPQIQAVVVAYLEPDAAAGVLGYFDDKQRLDILMRVAALDRIQPQALQELNDILERQFAGASGASSATLGGVKNAADIMNFIDSGIEAELMEAIKETDENLANTISDLMFVFENLQDVEDIGIQAILREVSTDVLVVALKGADVSLQEKIFRNMSKRASELLRDDLEAKGPVRVSEVEEAQKEILSVARRLADEGEIILGGGGEEML; the protein is encoded by the coding sequence ATGAGTGATGAGGCAGGTCAGGGCGATCTCAGCGAAATTGATAAAGCTGCGATCCTGCTGATTAGCTTAGGCGAAGCTGATGCCGCCGAAATACTCAAGCATATGGGGCCTAAAGAGGTCCAGATGATCGGCGAGGCGATGGCGCAGTTGAATAATGTGCCGCAGTCCCGTGTCGAGTCCGTTGTTGGTGACTTTATGGGGCTGGTCAGCGATCAGACCGGTATTGGCATCAATAACGATATCTACATTCGTGCCATGCTGAATCAGGCGTTGGGTGAGGAAAAAGCCAAAACCCTGCTTGATCGTATCCTGATGAGTACCAATACCTCCGGCCTGGACACCCTGCGCTGGATGGAACCGCGTCAGATCGCTGAAATTATCCGTTACGAACACCCGCAGATTCAGGCCGTGGTTGTGGCCTACCTCGAACCGGATGCCGCCGCCGGCGTGCTGGGTTATTTCGATGATAAGCAGCGCCTGGATATTCTTATGCGTGTTGCTGCGCTGGATCGTATCCAGCCACAGGCACTGCAGGAGCTGAATGATATTCTTGAGCGTCAATTTGCTGGCGCCAGCGGTGCAAGCTCCGCCACGCTGGGTGGGGTGAAGAATGCCGCGGATATCATGAACTTTATCGACTCCGGCATTGAAGCTGAGCTGATGGAGGCGATCAAAGAGACTGATGAGAACCTCGCTAATACCATTTCTGACCTGATGTTTGTCTTCGAGAATCTGCAGGACGTTGAAGATATCGGCATTCAGGCCATTCTGCGTGAAGTTTCCACCGATGTGCTGGTGGTTGCCCTCAAGGGGGCGGATGTCTCACTGCAGGAAAAAATATTCCGCAATATGTCGAAACGTGCCTCCGAACTGCTCCGTGATGATCTGGAAGCGAAAGGGCCGGTTCGTGTCTCCGAAGTTGAAGAAGCGCAGAAAGAGATTCTCTCTGTTGCCCGTCGTCTGGCCGATGAGGGTGAAATCATCCTGGGTGGCGGCGGCGAAGAGATGCTTTAG
- the fliJ gene encoding flagellar export protein FliJ: MNKRSKRLQLVLELAERKKKQADQFLAASRQRVEQDQRTMQQLEQYMAEYQQNYLGANAQGYTGAQLHAQQAFLQKIQDAQQTQQQAMQQNRRELEVVEKHWKEAYARVQGMQKLTDNALDAERIAEEKALQKQIDDRSQGNKVNFL; the protein is encoded by the coding sequence ATGAACAAACGCTCAAAGCGCCTTCAGTTAGTGCTGGAATTGGCTGAGAGAAAGAAAAAACAAGCGGATCAGTTTCTGGCGGCCAGCCGTCAGCGGGTAGAGCAGGATCAGCGCACAATGCAGCAGCTCGAGCAATATATGGCCGAGTACCAGCAAAATTATCTGGGTGCCAATGCCCAGGGATATACCGGTGCCCAGCTTCATGCCCAGCAGGCATTTCTGCAGAAAATTCAGGACGCCCAGCAAACCCAGCAGCAGGCGATGCAGCAAAACCGGCGTGAGCTGGAAGTGGTAGAAAAACACTGGAAAGAAGCGTATGCCCGGGTTCAGGGGATGCAGAAGTTAACCGACAACGCTCTGGATGCTGAGCGAATCGCTGAAGAAAAAGCGTTGCAGAAGCAGATCGATGATCGTTCTCAGGGCAACAAGGTCAACTTTCTCTAG
- the fliF gene encoding flagellar basal-body MS-ring/collar protein FliF, whose protein sequence is MAVANSADTLTGNPMLGFNKLSIVRQIGLMVGLAASVAIGFAVVLWSQKPDQRVLFSNLNFADANQIIEQLRLYNVPYTFDADGRAILVPDEYVHQARLKLAAEGFTADKTVGFEILDQEQSLGTSQFMETTRYRRGLEGELARTISSMTAVRNARVHLAIPKDTVFIRDTRKPTASVFLELFSGRKLERDQVASIANLVASSIPSLDVNDVTVVDQRGRLLNIRDKDVDVVLAAKQLEYTRSIEDTLLNRVNSILQPVVGMGRFRAEVSADIDFTTVEQTDELYNPDLPALRSEQTMDESRVGAAAPVGVPGALSNQPPGPSSVPEVASGEGVAAGVGVPGSSRKQATRNFELDRTISYTKHQQGRVRRLTVAVVVDDLSSINPDSGDVQRTPWNQNELERLRILVQDAVGFSALRGDSVNVVNTPFAAEEPIVAEEVPIWKQEWVMDLLKQIMAAIFVLVLVFGILRPILRNLAAAGTAGNVAGLGAAGEVTAELEGLDGADFSSESVTFGSDNDLLPTPNESFDYQLNAIRSMVAEDPARVAQAVKQWVGKE, encoded by the coding sequence ATGGCAGTGGCAAATAGCGCAGATACCTTAACCGGAAATCCAATGCTGGGCTTCAATAAGCTGAGTATAGTTCGCCAGATTGGTCTGATGGTTGGCCTGGCGGCTAGTGTGGCAATCGGCTTTGCAGTTGTGCTCTGGTCACAGAAGCCGGATCAGCGGGTGCTTTTCAGTAACCTGAACTTTGCCGATGCGAACCAGATTATCGAACAGTTGCGTTTATACAATGTTCCCTACACCTTTGATGCCGATGGCCGGGCGATTCTGGTTCCTGACGAATATGTACATCAGGCACGGCTGAAACTGGCCGCAGAAGGTTTTACGGCTGACAAAACGGTTGGTTTTGAGATTCTGGATCAGGAGCAGAGTCTGGGAACCAGTCAGTTTATGGAAACAACCCGCTACCGCCGGGGGCTGGAAGGTGAGTTGGCGCGTACTATCTCCAGTATGACGGCTGTGCGAAACGCCCGAGTCCATCTGGCCATTCCAAAAGATACCGTTTTTATCCGTGATACCCGCAAGCCTACAGCATCGGTTTTTCTGGAGTTGTTCTCCGGCCGCAAGCTGGAGCGGGATCAGGTCGCTTCTATCGCCAACCTGGTGGCTTCAAGTATCCCTTCTCTGGACGTCAATGATGTGACGGTGGTGGATCAGCGCGGCCGTCTGCTGAATATCCGGGATAAGGATGTGGACGTTGTGCTGGCGGCTAAGCAGCTTGAGTACACCCGTAGCATCGAAGACACCTTGCTGAACCGGGTGAACAGTATTCTGCAGCCGGTGGTAGGTATGGGGCGTTTTCGTGCTGAAGTATCCGCCGATATCGACTTTACCACGGTAGAGCAGACCGATGAGCTGTATAACCCTGATCTGCCGGCGCTGCGCAGTGAGCAGACCATGGATGAATCCCGGGTTGGCGCGGCTGCGCCAGTGGGTGTGCCGGGCGCTCTTTCTAACCAGCCTCCGGGCCCGAGCAGTGTGCCTGAAGTGGCTTCCGGTGAGGGTGTCGCCGCGGGTGTGGGTGTGCCGGGCTCATCGCGTAAGCAGGCAACACGAAACTTTGAGTTGGACCGGACGATCAGCTACACCAAGCATCAGCAGGGACGGGTGCGCCGCCTTACCGTCGCGGTAGTGGTGGATGATCTGTCCAGTATTAATCCGGACAGCGGTGATGTGCAGCGTACACCCTGGAATCAGAATGAACTGGAACGTCTGCGAATTCTGGTGCAGGACGCGGTGGGTTTCTCGGCGCTGCGCGGTGACAGTGTTAATGTCGTGAATACGCCGTTTGCTGCTGAAGAGCCTATCGTCGCCGAAGAGGTGCCGATCTGGAAACAGGAGTGGGTGATGGACCTCCTGAAACAGATTATGGCTGCGATCTTTGTGCTGGTGCTGGTGTTCGGTATTCTGCGTCCGATTCTGCGTAATCTGGCTGCAGCGGGGACCGCCGGTAATGTCGCCGGGCTGGGCGCTGCAGGTGAAGTGACTGCTGAGCTTGAGGGTCTGGACGGCGCTGATTTTTCGTCTGAATCGGTAACCTTTGGCAGTGACAACGACCTGTTGCCGACGCCGAATGAAAGCTTTGATTATCAGTTAAATGCTATTCGTAGTATGGTTGCTGAGGATCCGGCGCGGGTGGCGCAGGCGGTGAAACAGTGGGTAGGTAAAGAATGA
- a CDS encoding 3'-5' exonuclease, with protein sequence MIIPRAVRRIKEKYDHKAGPHAHLFEPYRGDEVVSLDCETTSLDVKQGEIVSIGAVKIKGKKVLTSDRLDIKLKPPKSLTGESIKIHKIRESDLVGGMDIEDALEQVLAFVGNRPILGYYVNYDIRMLDKFIRPQYGFGLPNKAIELSHVYHDIIKWKSVGGNIDLRFDTISKKLDIPMMERHTAIGDALTVALMYVRLKYGDPPEAGC encoded by the coding sequence ATGATCATACCCAGAGCGGTAAGAAGAATAAAAGAGAAGTATGACCATAAAGCGGGTCCTCATGCGCACCTGTTTGAGCCCTATCGCGGTGACGAGGTGGTTTCGCTGGATTGCGAAACCACCAGTCTGGACGTGAAGCAGGGTGAAATCGTTTCGATCGGCGCAGTAAAGATTAAGGGTAAGAAAGTGCTTACCAGCGATCGTCTGGATATTAAGCTGAAGCCGCCCAAGTCACTCACCGGTGAGTCGATTAAAATTCACAAGATTCGTGAGAGCGATCTGGTGGGGGGGATGGATATCGAAGACGCTTTGGAGCAAGTGCTGGCGTTTGTTGGTAACCGTCCGATTCTTGGTTATTACGTTAACTACGATATTCGTATGCTGGATAAGTTTATCCGCCCTCAGTATGGCTTCGGGTTGCCGAATAAGGCGATCGAGCTGTCCCACGTTTATCACGACATTATCAAGTGGAAGTCGGTGGGCGGTAATATTGATCTGCGTTTTGATACCATTTCGAAAAAGCTGGATATTCCGATGATGGAGCGGCATACCGCGATTGGCGATGCGCTGACGGTTGCGTTGATGTATGTGCGACTGAAATATGGTGATCCACCGGAAGCGGGTTGCTGA
- the fliI gene encoding flagellar protein export ATPase FliI has translation MSRLLRRISRHKTLRLEPVMPRVEGRITRMIGLTIEAVGIKCAVGECCFIELSPTQRVEAEVVGFSGDRIYLMPLYPIEGLQAGTRVVAQSASGKVPVGMNLLGRVLNGVGKPIDGKGPLRPEAETGLAGEIINPLLREPIHQTLDVGIRTINSLLTVGRGQRMGLFAGSGVGKSVLLGMMTRFTEAEVIVVGLIGERGREVKEFIEHSLGSEGLKRSVVVASPADDSPLMRLRASQLSTRIAEYFRDQGKNVLLLMDSLTRYAQAQREIALAVGEPPATKGYPPSVFAKIPKLVERAGNAEAGGGSITAFYTVLTEGDDQQDPVADSARAILDGHVVLSRRLAEQGHYPAIDVEASISRAMPQIIESDHLKMAMRFKQLYSKYRQNEDLINVGAYVKGSDPDTDFVIDNLPSMNAFLRQGIDEAFPLQLSMQQMAMILTTPPDPGQAQPQAAVHRPAVTKGLQK, from the coding sequence ATGAGTAGGCTGCTGCGGCGTATTTCCCGGCACAAAACTCTGCGCCTTGAGCCTGTTATGCCGCGCGTCGAAGGGCGCATTACCCGGATGATCGGCCTGACCATTGAGGCGGTAGGGATCAAATGTGCCGTTGGTGAATGCTGTTTTATCGAGTTATCGCCCACCCAGCGTGTAGAAGCTGAGGTGGTGGGCTTTTCCGGTGACCGTATCTATCTGATGCCTCTTTACCCGATTGAGGGATTGCAGGCAGGTACACGCGTGGTAGCTCAGTCAGCCAGCGGTAAAGTGCCGGTGGGGATGAATCTGCTGGGGCGTGTGCTCAATGGTGTGGGTAAACCGATTGATGGTAAAGGCCCTTTGCGCCCGGAAGCTGAAACCGGTCTGGCGGGAGAGATTATCAACCCCCTTCTGCGTGAGCCGATTCATCAGACTCTGGATGTAGGGATTCGAACGATCAACAGCCTGCTGACGGTTGGTCGCGGTCAGCGTATGGGTCTTTTTGCCGGCAGTGGTGTAGGTAAGTCGGTACTGCTGGGGATGATGACCCGTTTTACCGAAGCGGAAGTAATTGTGGTAGGCCTGATCGGTGAGCGAGGCCGAGAGGTTAAAGAATTTATCGAGCACAGTCTGGGCAGTGAAGGCCTGAAGCGTTCGGTGGTGGTGGCTTCACCTGCGGATGATTCACCGCTGATGCGGCTACGGGCGTCGCAGCTTTCGACCCGGATCGCTGAGTACTTTCGTGATCAGGGTAAGAATGTCCTCCTGTTGATGGATTCTCTGACCCGTTATGCACAGGCTCAGCGTGAGATCGCTCTTGCGGTGGGTGAGCCTCCGGCCACCAAGGGATACCCGCCTTCGGTCTTTGCCAAGATTCCCAAGCTGGTAGAAAGGGCAGGTAATGCGGAAGCCGGCGGTGGCTCCATTACCGCTTTCTATACCGTTTTGACCGAAGGGGATGATCAGCAGGATCCGGTGGCTGATTCTGCGAGGGCGATTCTTGATGGGCATGTGGTGCTCTCCAGACGTCTGGCGGAGCAGGGGCATTATCCTGCGATTGATGTAGAGGCGTCGATCAGCCGTGCGATGCCGCAGATCATCGAATCAGATCACCTGAAGATGGCGATGCGCTTTAAACAGCTATACTCCAAATACCGGCAAAATGAAGATCTGATCAATGTTGGCGCCTATGTCAAAGGAAGCGATCCGGATACGGATTTTGTGATCGATAATCTGCCTTCGATGAATGCGTTTTTGCGTCAGGGAATTGATGAAGCGTTCCCTTTGCAGTTGTCGATGCAGCAGATGGCGATGATCCTGACCACGCCGCCAGACCCGGGGCAGGCACAGCCTCAGGCAGCGGTTCACAGGCCGGCCGTAACTAAAGGGTTGCAGAAATGA
- the fliE gene encoding flagellar hook-basal body complex protein FliE encodes MVDRADINSVLMQMRTIKSQVQSASSEMMVGAPTEIGNVKPSDRTGFGEILKNAVDGVNETQAEAKKMAVAYERGEVGVDLPQVMIAAEKASVSFQAMTQVRNRLVTAYEDIMKMPI; translated from the coding sequence ATGGTTGATAGAGCTGACATAAACAGTGTTCTGATGCAGATGAGAACGATCAAGTCTCAGGTGCAGAGTGCATCATCTGAAATGATGGTGGGTGCACCGACAGAGATTGGCAATGTTAAGCCTTCGGATCGTACCGGTTTTGGTGAGATTCTTAAGAATGCTGTGGACGGGGTTAACGAAACCCAGGCAGAAGCCAAAAAAATGGCGGTGGCTTACGAGCGCGGTGAGGTGGGTGTGGATCTGCCTCAGGTTATGATCGCAGCCGAAAAAGCTTCAGTCTCGTTTCAGGCGATGACACAGGTGCGTAACCGTCTGGTAACCGCCTATGAAGATATAATGAAGATGCCAATATAA